The genomic DNA CTTCATTTGACATCATTTCTTACCTCCTTGCAAACGAATTCGTGGATCAATTAAGCCATATAAAACATCGACAATGAAAATAGAGACGATGAATAATGTACTAAATAATAATGTAATCGCCATAATGACAGAAAAGTCATTTGTCGTAATTGATCGAACGAATTGGTCCCCTAATCCAGGTACACCAAAATTATTTTCAATTGTTAATGTTCCTGTGAGAATACCCGCTAGCATCGGTACAAGAATAGTAATAACTGGAATCAATGCATTTCTTAATGCATGACCAAATAATACTCTTGAAGTTGAGTTCCCTTTTGCTCGGGCAAGTAATATGTAGTCTGAACTCAACACTTCTATCATTTCTGCTCGAATATAACGTGCGACTGTTGCTAAAACAACAGCTGATAAAGCCAACGACGGTAATATAGCTGTGGAAATACCTTCCCACCCCGCAACAGGAAACCATTGTAAACGTACGGCAAAGATATATTGTAGTAAGACTGCCAATACGAAAGATGGCACAGATATCGCAATAACCGAAATAAAGGTTGCTAAATAGTCAACCCACGTATTTTGCCGGGTGGCCGCTACAACCCCTAGGATGACACCTGCGATGACACCTATTACCATTGCAAAAAGCCCCATTTGCAATGAGGGCACTAATCTTGGTTTGATTAAATCCCAAACAGGCTGATTATCGTATTGGAAAGAGTTACCAAAATCTCCTTTGACAACATTTTTCATATAGTTCGCATATTGAACTGGTAATGGCTCATTAAGTCCATATTTTTCGTTCAATATTGTTTTTTGCTCGTCACTTAATTTTTCATCATTAAATGGAGAACCAGGCATTAATTTCATTAAGAAAAATGTAATGGTAATAATGATAAACAATGAAATGACCATATACAATAAACGTTTTAATGTATATCTAAGCATAAGCGTAATACCCCCTAATCTAAATTAACATTCCCTTCTAAATTTTCAGAAATATTAATGTCATTATAGACTTTTCGCAAAATTTAATCAATAACATTTTGATTTAACGCAATAAAAATTTATAGGCTATGCTCGATATTTCACTGTTTTATTTAAAGAAATTCACACTTTTAAAATAGATATATAGGTGTATATTGAGAGGATATAAGTTACAATAATTTGAGTAAATACTAAATGAGGAATGAAACTATGAGACGTATAAACAAAAATGCTTTAATTTATATCTTATTTACACCAATCGCAAGTTTGGTCATATGGCTTTTATCCACCCATACATGGACACACTTCATCAATATCTTCTTCACCATAACAATCATGGTCGCGATATTACTATTCACTTTTTTAATTATTCAAGAAGGCATACTCGATGTCACAAGTTATGGATTTAGAAAGTTCCGTTATCAAATGATGCGTAAAAAGAATCGCTCACGCTTTGAAGATGATGCTTTTTTTAATCCAAAGCATGCTAAAAAGTCGGAATACTTTGTATCACCTTGGATTATGCCTGCGCTTCTTATTCATGTCGTTTACTTTGTCATCGCTATTATACTCGCATATCTCGCATAATAAAAAATGAATAAATTTAAGGCGAGTGTTTTCCTAGGAAATACGATAATTTCAGATA from Staphylococcus schleiferi includes the following:
- the opp3b gene encoding oligopeptide ABC transporter permease, with protein sequence MLRYTLKRLLYMVISLFIIITITFFLMKLMPGSPFNDEKLSDEQKTILNEKYGLNEPLPVQYANYMKNVVKGDFGNSFQYDNQPVWDLIKPRLVPSLQMGLFAMVIGVIAGVILGVVAATRQNTWVDYLATFISVIAISVPSFVLAVLLQYIFAVRLQWFPVAGWEGISTAILPSLALSAVVLATVARYIRAEMIEVLSSDYILLARAKGNSTSRVLFGHALRNALIPVITILVPMLAGILTGTLTIENNFGVPGLGDQFVRSITTNDFSVIMAITLLFSTLFIVSIFIVDVLYGLIDPRIRLQGGKK
- a CDS encoding DUF3899 domain-containing protein — translated: MRRINKNALIYILFTPIASLVIWLLSTHTWTHFINIFFTITIMVAILLFTFLIIQEGILDVTSYGFRKFRYQMMRKKNRSRFEDDAFFNPKHAKKSEYFVSPWIMPALLIHVVYFVIAIILAYLA